The following proteins are co-located in the Pyxicephalus adspersus chromosome Z, UCB_Pads_2.0, whole genome shotgun sequence genome:
- the DPM2 gene encoding dolichol phosphate-mannose biosynthesis regulatory protein isoform X2, which produces MSGLIGAMATGSDRLAGAGLVAFSAVLFTYYTVWVICLPFIDDDHVINSYFLPREYAVLLPLVAALTLLLFMGIFVTFVMWKSQSPKKSH; this is translated from the exons ATGAGCGGATTGATAGGCGCAATG GCCACAGGAAGTGATCGGCTGGCTGGAGCTGGGCTGGTGGCATTCAGTGCTGTCCTTTTCACCTATTACACAGTGTGGGTCATATGCCTG cCATTTATTGATGATGATCATGTCATCAATTCATATTTCCTGCCAAGAGAGTACGCTGTGCTACTGCCCCTAGTGGCTGCTTTAACTCTGCTTCTGTTCATGG GTATCTTTGTGACGTTTGTAATGTGGAAAAGTCAGAGTCCAAAGAAGTCACACTAA
- the DPM2 gene encoding dolichol phosphate-mannose biosynthesis regulatory protein isoform X1: MVYIICFVLQATGSDRLAGAGLVAFSAVLFTYYTVWVICLPFIDDDHVINSYFLPREYAVLLPLVAALTLLLFMGIFVTFVMWKSQSPKKSH; encoded by the exons ATGGTCTACATAATATGCTTTGTCTTGCAGGCCACAGGAAGTGATCGGCTGGCTGGAGCTGGGCTGGTGGCATTCAGTGCTGTCCTTTTCACCTATTACACAGTGTGGGTCATATGCCTG cCATTTATTGATGATGATCATGTCATCAATTCATATTTCCTGCCAAGAGAGTACGCTGTGCTACTGCCCCTAGTGGCTGCTTTAACTCTGCTTCTGTTCATGG GTATCTTTGTGACGTTTGTAATGTGGAAAAGTCAGAGTCCAAAGAAGTCACACTAA